ATGTAAATACACTTTCACGGTGTTAAGCGGCAGATCCAAAGACTCTGCAATTTGCTCATAAGCCATGTCTTGAATTTCGCGGCAGACCACAATTGACCGATACGGTTCCCCTATTTTTTGTAGAGCCACCTCGATGCGTTGCCGGATTTGTTTGGCCTCCAGCAATTTGTCGGGCGCGGGCACATCATCTGCAACGAGCAAATGGGCCACATGTTCGGTATCTGTTGTTACTGCGGCTTGATACGTTTGCCGTTTCCGCAAGGCGTCCATGCAAGCATTTTTTGTCACGCGGGTAAGCCATGCAGGCAAGACCGTTTCTTCCAGATCTAAGCCGTGATGCCACAACTTTAGCAAGACTTCTTGTGTCACATCCTCGGCATCTTCTGCATTTCCCAAATAATAACGAGCAAAGGAAAACACGCGATTTTTGTGTTGCTCAACCAACTTCTGGAATTTTTGCCGTTGTTTTAGCATGGGGTTCAGGGTGCAATTTGCGGAAGTAACGGCTTGTGTTCCCAAAAGGTTACAAGGCATTAAGGTTCACCGTATCTTATTATTGACAAAGGGCTTTTTACGTTGTAAATATCGTTGTATCCAGTATATAGACACCTTGCCCTAAATCATTAATGATCTTATCTTTGGAGAATGAAAATGCGTAAATTAGTGTTCTTGTTTGTTGTTATGGCATCTCTACCGGGGTGTTATCTCTTTAAAAAACAAACAACTT
The nucleotide sequence above comes from Rhodothermia bacterium. Encoded proteins:
- a CDS encoding sigma-70 family RNA polymerase sigma factor, translated to MPCNLLGTQAVTSANCTLNPMLKQRQKFQKLVEQHKNRVFSFARYYLGNAEDAEDVTQEVLLKLWHHGLDLEETVLPAWLTRVTKNACMDALRKRQTYQAAVTTDTEHVAHLLVADDVPAPDKLLEAKQIRQRIEVALQKIGEPYRSIVVCREIQDMAYEQIAESLDLPLNTVKVYLHRARKMLREHLTTQLQHEIVRT